ATAAAAGCAATCTACGTACAGAAAAACTTCCTCTCAATTGGAAGGCCAACAATGATTTAAgtttaaacaacttaaaaatctGAATATCTACATTTGATAAGGGGAGACAagattaattattatttataacTTAGGAGATGCATAATCAGAAGTACACATAGAAACTTCCTTCTCAGCACAAGAAACCATATCTAAATAATATTAGTCTTGCCAAGGTTCTAGATTCATCCATTCACTACAGTGAAAAAATCTTTAGCAGTGCAGAGGCTATGACCAATCTTTAATTCTGCAAAGCTACCAATGAATTATTCAAATTCTTTTGTTGCTTCCATCTCTTTATTTTCTGAATTAATGCCAAGTTACTACAAGTAACACTACTCACATTAATGATTTATACATGCTTTATTGTATTCTAAAAATGAGATAAATATAGTCAGCAGAATAGCATACAATAAGTAGTAAGCATGATAACTCCCATTTTCATGTAGGAGAAAGAACACCACAAAATTAACTACAGAGTTGTTGACATTTAACATGAAAGGGAACCTACACCATTTCAGTAAATGCAGGAGGGACTAGGGGAGATTTCAGAATTTGATTCTCCAGGATGTTCCTTGCTATGCCATCATTGCCATGAGTCCATGACACACAAGTTCTAGCATAAAAAGGCAGCAGAATTAATTTAGCAGTTGACTTCAAGGTTGAATTTCACATTGTATGAGGATTCCTGCTTTTTCATAATATACACAGTTCAAAAATATTGAAGGAGGGCAGAATCAGTTCTACAACCCAGCAATGCTCAAGTGATAACCTCTCCTCCtcatttactcttttttttgtgtgtatgGGGTTATAGACTGTAATCGTGGACTTACTTAACTACCATGCAAGATAGTTAACATAATGCTTTGCTCAGTTTACAACTACTATGAAATAAATCAGTAAGACACTGAGATATAAAGATATCAATTCATAAAAGAACTAATAGAAAAAGGTTGCGAGTTTTTCAAGGGTACTCTCACTTCAGTGATTGTAGTAGAATAACAATTCAAAGTCAACAATAAAACTCTATTGATTTGTGATATGAATTCCAGAAGGCAatgaattaaattatttttttctctcttactGCAGTATATGGTATACCTTGACGCTGTATGGTGTATATACATCAGTAATACTAAATAATATAAAATCTATTCATAATTTCAAGgggaaagaaataaatgaataaattaaGCCATAAGAGAACATTCAAATCAATACCCattcaaaaattaaataaataatcacccaaaaaataaataaataaaaaggaataaggaaGAAAAATGACAATAAATAAATGTCACAAGAGTTCTTACAAACAATTTAGGCTCATCAACTGTTTATACAAGACAAGTTAGAACCTAAGTTGACACCACATTATCAGAATCATGATGATATTATGGAGAAGAGCAGAAAAtacaaaccaataaaaaaagaaaaaaatatatatatagaccaCAGATATAAGTAAGTCACCAGAGAAGAAACTCACTTGCATTCCCACAGTGATGGTAGGGGCCTTGCTTTCCCATTCcagttttgtttctctttagaTAACCCCCAAAAACTCCAAGTCCCAACCAACACTATAGTGGAaccaacccaaaaaactaagccaatacaagtatacaactgcaaagaaacaaaacaaactcGCACGCAGTCAATTTCAAAAATGCAAATTGACCAGAACAGAAAGAACCAAATCAATAATttgagaggagaaaggaaaactTACATATGAGAGGGTCAAAAGTAGAACTTCCCCTTCCTCGACAGAATTCTAGTACTGAAGAAAGTTGAAAAGTACTATACATACAAAGGCTTTAAAAAAATATGGCCTCTCTGCCATCAACATAAACAGAACTGAAAGTGCTAGAAATGCAGTTACACAAACGACTTCCACGAGgaggataaaaagaaaatagagaatgcAATGACTGCATGCATTGCTTAGTGGTCAAATCATAGGCTGTGAAAGTTCTAAATTCCAGCCGTTTCTGATACAGAAAGCCAGTGGCTTTAACTCTTGATGCCAGTCCAAGGCTCATTGTATAAATTTCAAACCCAGATTAACACAGTTACTGAATACCATAAAATAAAGGAGGAAAAAATTATTCCAAACAGCCACGTTTCCAAGCAATGCAACACCTTTACCTCTATTCCCTCACTAATAGACAAAATAGACTTCAAAGATTACCAGATTCGGTTTTGCTGAAGCTAGAAAGACCGTTTTTCTGGGTCTCAGAAATGGTGGAAGCCGTTGTGAAATTATTGATTTCTTTAATTTAAGGACATTATCAGTGTTTTTAGTTTCTGAGTTTCTCTTccgcatcttcatcttcttcgttTTCTTGTTTTAGCAGTTGAGACTTCATGTGGTGAGATGTAGTGGAAGAAGCCATTGCAGGACTTTAGACTACCTTCGAAGGACGAGAAACAGGGATAGTTAATTTGCAAATGGGAAAGAAAGCAATAGCGAAAGAGGAGAAGATCAAgattgaaaagacctaattcaTTAAAGGCCATTTTCTGAAGTTCTGAAACTGATCGAATTTGGAGTGACACGGAGACGAGTTAATTTTGGCGTTCTGAACGGTACTTTCTCAAAGTTTTTGAATAAAGGGCGCTTTCCTGTATCACAGGAACCTCTTTAAtggtcctttgccaaaagaaaaaaaacaaaaaaaggaacctCCTTAATAGTCctagagaacgctacctggtcgtgtgtggtctgtgcccagacacaaagGGATGCATAAAATGACCACCATGCCCTCCGGGATACCTTGGGTCTAGGGTACTTTTGTGTATATGATTTGTTATTTATATTCTCATTCATGACATATACTTCTTGCATTTCCCATGCACTTCACATTGTCCCTTATCCTCGTGGCGTAGTTGGCGTGGTCCCTTATGTAGGTTTGGATAGACCACAGTGAAACCACAACCCTTGATCTTGTACTCTTCAAGCTTCGAATATGAATCAATCGGCTATCTGGCATACTTTAGTGTGTATATATGTGCCCAAAGAGACGTTATAATCATCACTTTGAGATCGTTTGATTAAGATATTCCCCTAAAAGTATATAAAGGGATACATCGTGTACCTCTGACCCATCTTGTGTATACAACTGTTAGATATATCAATGTTCCTTGTCAAGTGAACCTTATGTCTCAAACTATCCTTCTGCATGTATCATGTACTTGGACACAAACCATATTTACGACTATGATACGTCCAAAGTGAATTTTCGTTGTAAATCCTTTTGTGTATATATCTATTCTGATTGTGTGTTCACTCACTATACCATATTGCGTTCCTTTTACTTTAGTTGGGCAAAAGTGGCTTCTGTTTGTGAATTATCTTGCTTGTCTAAGGTACAATTTCACTTCAGGCGGACCATCCATTGCCTGTGTGGGCTCGTCACACAACCCAATGGACTAGGATTAGCCGTGTCCAGTTTCCATCTAACTTGACAAAACCAAACACAGGTGTCGAGATCattccctctccttcctctcctagCTTCCTTGAGTTGAGTCCCACAGAGCATAACTTAGAAGAGTAGTTTCCTGTCAATGTTGGCATGGACCCGATAGGAGATGAACATCAGAATGCCCAAGTAGACCCTCGAGTGGATTAGTTGTAATCCAAGATGTCCAATATGGAGAAGGTGATGACCCAACTCCTTCGATTTTCCCAAACTTGGGCCAAGATCAACGTAGCATCACCACCTAGGAGACCATGACTAGGCTAGACCCATTACACCTAGGGCAACCCCCAACTATGTTTCAGGCCTCTCATATGTTAGTGTTGGAAGAAGACAATGTTGTGATAAAAAGCCCCTCGGGAACCACCATGTACTGAAAAGAGTAAGAAAAACTAGAGAGTCGCTTGAGAAGTTAGAGCATGCCTTCTAAAGTAGCAAGGGAATAAAAGACTAGATGATAGATACATAGGGAATGTGCtttttttccaaaagaaaaattcaaatggTTGTTAAATAAATTTGAAGGGTCTATTGGTCATAGGACACATCTTAGAGCCTACGTGAGCTTGATGAAGATGCGGGGAGTTTTTTATTATCAAATGGGGCAAGCATTTCAGTTCACGCTCTTAGGGTTTGCCTTTCAGTAGCTTATGTAGCTAGACTCCTCCCAAACCCGGACTTGGGGAGATATGGTCAAGGCTCTTACAAAACAGTACTCGTACAACATGGAAGTTGATGTGATTGTGGCTTATTGGGCCATGTTTTTTCTAGGATGCACTCATGGTCCATAAATTAGTGGATTGCAACAAGGATTACAAGGAGTGAAGGATCAAGATGAACAAGCTTAGAAGTTTGGACAGATTGTCAAGAACTTGTGACATATTTGTCTAATGGGATCTTGAGTAGGTTGGCCTGGGGAGATCTTTTTTTTTACATCATGATGTTTCTTCTTTAATGTCTTAAGTTGGAATAGTAattataaagaagaaggataagAAAATTATCTTGATTGTGGACACCAGTTAATAAAGCTAGATCTACAAAACTTAAAGATACCTATAATGTAGATATAGATataatatttacaaaaaaaaaagaaaaaaaaagaacatatagtTATAACACTATGGGAAAAGGGTGGGCATGCCGTGGCATGCCCACCCTATGtttatctctcttccctccctaTGGGAAAagaccaccctgcccctctcATTAGACAAGGGCCACCCGCTTACTTGGAGCGGGTGGCGTGCCCCACCCTCTGCCTACCattatttaattatatattatatttttgttttcattaaaaaaatatatgggaAGTAGAACATTGCTCGATCGTGTGGCGCCTACACCAGCATGGGGCCCAATGAAGGGATGTGCGGGGCATCAACTAggaggatttttcatttttctaggAGAGCGAGGCAGTCATTTCATGGGGGGTTGTGTCCGGGCACAAGCTGCACGAGACTaggcaacatttttttttccaaaataatatttcatatatatgataaaaaaaaaaattcctaaccCAGCCTTAGCTAGACCTGAAAAGACAAAAATTAGGGCTGCCAAGTTCAATCAAGGCCGGGCTGAATTGGGTTGAACTCGATGGAATTGggtttgaggggtgtcaaccggtcgggctcggtcgggttcggtcgggcctagccgggcctcaccaattgtgcaggctgcaccgtgtccgaccATTTAAGTATTCGGTCCGGGCCATGTCGGGCTCGATCGGGGTTCGGTCGGtgtcggtctttaatcgggtaCTAAAATCGGGCTTTAATCGGGTCTTAACCGGGTTGTGGGCCTGTTTAACTCTTCATCGGGCCTTACCGGTTCTTAATCGGGCCTTTACGAATTAAATTcctatttcaaaaaataaagcgaaaagaaatgggtttcaccaaaacacattcaagacccaaatccaaacccaatttttcaaaccataatcttttcctgaacttatgtttattagtttctaccaataaaaaggaagaacttatgtttattagtttttatttactgatttgtttcttttgtaaTTATAATTAACTCAAATTTATGAAGTGCTTATGCTTATCAGCTCAATCATCATTGACGCCTTGACGCAGTCGGGTTCGTCCGctatttgtttttctctttggaGCAAGAACACCCCCACCCTTTTTGTATATGTCTGATTCGATTCTATGAAATGAGAAGcttaatggagaagaatataAACATTTTTTTGAGTTAAGGAAACCCATCAATTGAATTGCCCATTTAATTTGGGTTTAATGAGCTAATCATTTTAAGGAGttaaataggaaaagagagagggttATCAGGTGGGCAAAATGGATTAATGGAGGGTGGTTTgcttaaagggtcgggctaggtcgggctgtAGCTgggcgggctaggtcgggcttgAAAACGGTCGGTCCGGTCGGACACCGACGGGCTAGGGACCCCACGGATCCGCCCTATTATTaaatgtgtcgggcttaagcccgacacatttAAGAATCGGTCCGGTCCGTGTCGGGCTTTAACCGGGCGGGCTCGGTCGGCCTgcgggccgggcctggaattgacaccctttGACTGCAATACCACAGCCTGACCTTGGACTGGGATGGGCCTGGGTTGAACCAAGGGGCCTtaaggttgggctgggtttgTAAATACCGGGCCCAAACCAGCCCGGTTGCAGCCCTTGCTGAGTTGTAGCGAGGATTCAGGTTCAGCGTCTTCAGACTGATTGGATAAGGAACACCTTTAGTCTCCATTTCAGTGGCTCAAAGCAACCGGTGAAGGCAAGCGAAACGATATCCAGAAATGGTTCAATCTCTGGCGATGCCCGTGGCACCTGCACTCTCAGTGCTCTGCAAGGGAGGAAACCCTTCAAAGTCAGTCTCTAACACTCTCTACTTTCCCACTTCTACGCCTCCAAAGGTACTTTTTAATCTCAGCTTCTGTATTTACGGTTTCTccgatttttttaatttttttaatttttttaattttttttttttgttgttctcAATCTAATCTGTATCAGTAGTTTCGTAGTCTGAGCATCCAATGTGTTCGAGTCGGAGGCGTTGAGATCCCTAACAACAAGCGAGTTGAGTTCTCTCTTCAGTACATCCATGGTATTGGCCGTAGCAAAGCTCGTCAAATCCTCTGCGACCTCAATGTGGAGAACAAAATCACCAAAGATTTATCCGAAGAGGAACTCATATCTGTCAGAGATGAAGTTTCTAAGTGCATGATCGAAGGTGAACTGGTAATTCTTCTTAATTGTCTCTATCCGTTTCATCATTCCATCTCTCAATTGGGTTCCCTCTGTCTTACTAAAAGGGGTCTTTTCTGGCTGATTTTGGTTTCAGAGACGATTCAATGCGCTAGCTATTAGGAGATTGATAGACATTCAGTGCTACAGAGGGGTTCGCCACCAGAAAGGCTTGCCTTGCAGGGGACAGCGCACCAAGAACAATTGTCGGACGTTGAAGGGTAAGAAGGTCGCTATTgcagggaagaagaaggctCCTCGTTGATGTTTGGATCTCTTTTCTGTTATTGTTGGTGAAATTCAATGTGACATTTAGTTCCCGTTTTGAATGAATCATTGAGAATTGATTCACTTGTTGAGAATTAATGCATCTGTTGTACAAATTTAGTTGTTTTGAATAGATCAAATGCCTGAAATGAAAGGAaactttaaagaagaagaaaatagataaaGCAGTAGATTCAGATGGTATTCCAATAAaggtgtggaagagcttaggaattaaTGAAATTACTTGGCTAATTAAGTTTTTGATAAGATTATTAgcacaaaaaaaatgcaagatgaatggaggagaagcattgtataggagtcatactatgaaattatgggaaagAATAATTGAAACTCGTATGAgacaaaaatataataattcAGATaaccaatttgtttttttttaattaaaaaagaaaaatagaaaactaaTAGAAAGATCTAGAGaatgtaagaaggatctccatctggtctttattgacttcgGAAAAGATCATTGTCCCTAGAGAGTAAGTTTGACAAGTTTTAGTGAAGAAAAGTATTGCGAGTAAATATGGACATGGTTAAAGATATCTATATTGGTGTAatgactagtgtaagaattgttgtgggggggggggtagtgaattcccaattacaattggatttGATCAAGGATCAACACTAAGCAtgacttatcaaaaaaaaaaaaaaactctaagcATGTATTTGTTTGGACTAACCATAGATGGctgactagagacattcaagatccgatctcttggtgtatgctttttgctgatgatattgttttggtggacgAAACAAGAGCAGGGGTAAATACgaagttggaattatggagatcaaccttggaatcaaaaggttttaagataagtagaacaaaaaaaaagtacatggTGTATAACTTTAGTAATAATAGGACTAAAAGTGCAGTGGCAAAAAATTATTGACAgacaatgatgtatggagctgaatgttgggcagtaaaGTAACAACATTTAAACAtagtgtagctgaaatgaggatgttgggatggatgagtggtaaaaatAGATAagttaaaataaggaatgaacaaattaaagCTAATTTAGGAGgtgctccgatacatgataagttgtaAGAAAGTCATTTGGGTTGGCATGTGTACTGGAAGCCTTTGAATGTTCAACATGAACATTCAAATACGGAGTTGTGAttctgattcagattgaaggagctaaaagagcctaAGGTAGACCTAAAAGGCtagactctaggagaagtgttgaggaaatacatgcatagcttaggatcAATAACAactatggctttgaatagagctgattggagaaaaaggatccatgtagccgaccccattgaGTTGGGCTAAAGTTGAGTTGGGTTGAATAGATTAAATGCTTTGCCTAATTATATTTGGAATTGAGTTTTGTAATTGGTCCCTTTCTCACTCAATAGTGTATATTTATCTGCTTTTTCTTATGCACTATTAGACCATGAAAAATTGGGATTTCAGAATGCTTCAATCATGATTGTTGGTTGAATTAATTCAAAACTCATACTGGTCCATGTATGTACATGTTTACTGTATTGTAATAGTTGTCTATACTTCTTATTTGTAACTATGGTTGTTTTCATTGTCTGTGCTCTCAATCTCTCATTGCATGATGATTTGTTACACATGATCTATCTCTGGGGAAACTACGTCAGTAATCTTTCTCTTGTTTGTATCCTAACTGGTGGTATGATTATTAAGTTGTCACTCCACAAGACCCCTGTTTTCAAACTGCAGTATCTTGTAATTCTTGTTTTTGCAACACCCTGCCTTACCATCCTTCATTATCATGATATATTGCAATTCAAGCAGTTgcagaacaagaaaagaaaattaggaTCATAGATTTTTGGTTCATTGGGGCTTTTAATATATAGTCTCCATCACTGATCTTTGAGGGAATTTTCGTATCAAATATACtttctttgattttagtttAAGTGTCTTTCGTCATATTCTCTTCTTATGAAGAGTGAAAGGCACTTTGTTAATCTGTTTTATTGTCGTCACTTATAAGATGCAAATTTTGACTTTTCTTAGAGTAATAAAGTTATGACATCAACTCATTTGTGGCCAGGTATAAATGCAAGGAACAAATGTAAAATATACGTCAAAATGCTATAAAGGGCGGTATAAATGGTTACTGAAAGTTaagataagaaaagaaatagaggtTCCAGCATCAATAGGTGTTCCACTGTTGGGTAAACATCTGACATGCCACTTGTTAAAATTTTATGTGCTGTTGTTAGATTGGCTAAATGAAGTCATTTTGAGTAATAGTGCCCCAGAAGACTGCATTACTCAACAAGACACCACTTGTCGTAGATATATACacaaaattagggtgtctgaagtgaaagaagccttaagaaggatgaaagtaggcaagacactAGGTCTAGatggggtcccaatagaagtgtggaagaacCTAGGAATCTGTGGTTTAACTTGGCTGACCGAgatgtttaataagattatgaactCAAAGAAAATGTTcctatttacaaaaataaaggggatattcagagttgcaataactataggagtataaaagtataaaactaatgagtcatacgatgaaattatgggagagggttattgaaacccaccggagaaaggaaactactattttggtgaaccaaattggttttatgccaggaagatcctcgatggaagctattttcttacttaggaggctaatggaaagatatagagagggcaagaagggtctccatatggtcttattgacctagaaaaagcatGCGACGGAGTctctagagagttaatctggcataTATTAGAGGAGAAGGggttcaagtaaatatgtggacataattaaagatatgtatgctgGTGTGGTGACAAGCGTTAGaactgggggggggggtcaaggtagtgaatttccaattacaattaggttacatcaaggatcagccttaagccctaatttgtttgcgcttatcatggatgatttaaccagagatatacaagatgaggttccttggtgtatgctttttgttgatgatattgtcttGGTGGATGTGACAAAGgagggattaatgccaagttagagttatggatATCAACCTTGcaatcaaaaggtcttaagatAAGTATAGCAAAGActgagtatatggtgtgtaactttagtaactTTAGGACggttaatgaggtggtgaatattgatgTGAAGGAGAGCCATAAAGCGATTACTTTAGGAATCTAGGCTCAATCATATAAAGAAGCTGATATAGATAATGATGTTgctcagagaattaaaatagaatggatgaagtggagaggtttGTCAGGAGTGCTATGTGATCGGCGTATCCCATTAAAgcttgaaggaaaattttataagactGTCATTCGacccggctatgatgtatggtgcgaatgttgggcagttaagaaacacCATATAGATAAGTTAAtcgtagcggagatgaggatgttgagatggatgtgttgATGCATGGAGGTGCAGGCAGTTCTACATAAAACCTAAATTACCTCAAACCCCTcctgaaaaaaagagaaaggtgGTTAGGAGAAAATAAATTACTGCGACTTCAGATTGCTAAGAAGTGGATAAAGTTGCAATTTTGATGGAAAGCATAAGGTTGGAGAGATGTGGGTATAAAGGAGCTTTTGTTAATAGCGTCCTGATACAATTGTTGCATCAAAATTCTTAAGTCGTGTCCTTTAGTGATTGTTGAAAGAACTATGTAGTGTTCATAACAATGAGCTTTG
The nucleotide sequence above comes from Telopea speciosissima isolate NSW1024214 ecotype Mountain lineage chromosome 3, Tspe_v1, whole genome shotgun sequence. Encoded proteins:
- the LOC122656294 gene encoding 30S ribosomal protein S13, chloroplastic, whose protein sequence is MVQSLAMPVAPALSVLCKGGNPSKSVSNTLYFPTSTPPKFRSLSIQCVRVGGVEIPNNKRVEFSLQYIHGIGRSKARQILCDLNVENKITKDLSEEELISVRDEVSKCMIEGELRRFNALAIRRLIDIQCYRGVRHQKGLPCRGQRTKNNCRTLKGKKVAIAGKKKAPR